A genomic segment from Triticum dicoccoides isolate Atlit2015 ecotype Zavitan chromosome 1A, WEW_v2.0, whole genome shotgun sequence encodes:
- the LOC119268140 gene encoding xyloglucan galactosyltransferase KATAMARI1 homolog, producing MMKRHSSAALPPSTGGEMHEQTTGKADKSYKRPSRCSRLCSFLIIATAFSMLACHCYDYAHGGVARVEHGRASSRRSGGSPFSDPAVPPRRDTGDRKVSADNEARALAAADERRRRELCTGQYIYVQELPSRFNTDMVWDCEDLSPSKDKCKYTANGGFGPRLSGGEGGVLQKTGWYDSDELALDVIFHDRIKRYDCLTNDSSLASAVFVPFYAGLDVARHLWGHNVSTRDAMALEMVDLVTARPEWRAMGGRDHFFVAGRTTWDFRRQVDVDAEWGNKLFRLPAVRNMTSIVVEASPWDRNDAAIPYPTAFHPATDEATFFWQDRVRGLERQWLFSFAGAHAEDSKSIASNLFEQCRASAACSLMECTKGPSNQCDSPASVMKLFQSSTFCLQPRGDRYTRRLAFDAVLAGCIPVFFHPGTAYVQYTWHLPKNHTDYSVYISEEDVRRNVSVEERLRQIPPDAVERMRGAIVGLIPAVTYSDTSTKLESTVNDAFDLALWGVIRKVAKMKKRIAEGRTEDEKPEMYSWKYPLLGEGQKAEDPHEWDPLFAFH from the coding sequence ATGATGAAGCGACACAGCTCTGCCGCCCTGCCGCCGTCGACGGGCGGCGAGATGCACGAGCAGACCACGGGCAAGGCGGACAAGTCATACAAGCGGCCTAGCCGCTGCTCCCGCCTCTGTTCCTTCCTCATCATCGCCACCGCCTTCTCGATGCTGGCATGCCACTGCTACGACTACGCCCACGGCGGCGTCGCGCGCGTCGAGCACGGCCGTGCGTCCTCGCGACGCAGCGGCGGGTCGCCGTTCTCCGACCCTGCCGTCCCGCCTCGGCGTGACACCGGCGACCGGAAGGTTTCGGCCGACAACGAAGCGCGCGCGCTCGCCGCGGCGGACGAGAGGCGGAGGCGAGAGCTGTGCACCGGCCAGTACATCTACGTCCAGGAGCTGCCTTCCCGCTTCAACACGGACATGGTCTGGGACTGCGAGGACCTCTCCCCGTCCAAGGACAAGTGCAAGTACACGGCCAACGGTGGCTTCGGCCCGCGGCTCAGCGGCGGCGAGGGTGGCGTGCTCCAGAAGACCGGGTGGTACGACTCCGACGAGCTCGCCCTGGACGTCATCTTCCACGACCGGATCAAGCGGTACGACTGCCTTACCAACGACTCCTCCCTCGCGTCCGCCGTCTTCGTCCCGTTCTACGCCGGCCTCGACGTGGCGCGGCACCTCTGGGGGCACAACGTCTCCACGCGGGACGCGATGGCGCTGGAGATGGTGGATCTGGTCACGGCGCGCCCCGAGTGGCGCGCCATGGGCGGTCGAGACCATTTCTTCGTTGCCGGCCGCACCACGTGGGACTTCCGGCGGCAGGTCGACGTCGACGCTGAGTGGGGAAATAAGCTTTTCCGCCTGCCAGCCGTCCGGAACATGACCTCCATCGTCGTGGAGGCCAGCCCGTGGGACCGGAACGACGCCGCCATTCCGTACCCCACTGCATTCCACCCGGCGACCGACGAGGCCACCTTCTTCTGGCAGGACCGGGTGCGCGGGCTGGAGCGCCAGTGGCTCTTCTCCTTCGCCGGCGCCCACGCCGAGGACAGCAAGTCCATCGCAAGCAACCTCTTCGAGCAGTGCAGGGCGTCCGCCGCCTGCTCGCTGATGGAGTGCACGAAGGGGCCGAGCAACCAATGCGACTCCCCGGCCAGCGTCATGAAACTCTTCCAGAGCTCGACGTTCTGCCTCCAGCCGCGGGGCGACAGGTACACGCGCAGGCTGGCCTTCGACGCCGTGCTCGCCGGTTGCATCCCGGTCTTCTTCCACCCCGGCACGGCGTACGTGCAGTACACCTGGCACCTGCCCAAGAACCACACCGATTACTCGGTGTACATCTCGGAGGAGGACGTGCGGAGGAACGTGAGCGTGGAGGAGAGGCTGCGGCAGATACCGCCGGACGCAGTCGAGAGGATGAGGGGCGCGATCGTGGGCCTCATCCCGGCGGTGACCTACAGCGACACGTCAACGAAGCTTGAGTCGACCGTGAATGACGCGTTCGACCTGGCGCTGTGGGGCGTCATTCGGAAGGTGGCGAAGATGAAGAAACGCATCGCCGAGGGCCGTACGGAGGATGAGAAGCCAGAGATGTATAGTTGGAAGTACCCATTGTTGGGAGAAGGGCAGAAGGCTGAGGATCCCCATGAATGGGATCCCTTGTTTGCCTTCCACTAG